CTCGGTGGCGTGGCCGTGCAGGGCCGCGGCTGCCTCGGCTGCGATTCCGCGAGTGTGGACCGTCCGCGAATAGGGTTTGGCCTCGATGAGGAAATCCGAGGTGCCGTGTCCGCCCGGAAGAGTGTGTTCGAACGCGTCGAGATGAGCATCGATGGCGGTGAGCATCTCCGCCTCGGCCGGAGTGAGTTCGGGAGACCGAACCACCGGGGCCGAGGCGCCATGGGCCCCACCCTCGAGTTCGGCCTCCGCTCCATGCGAACCGATCAGCCAGGCCCCGTCCGGGGCCTGCGACAGTTGCCGCAGTGTTGCGATGTCCCGCCCGGACACCAATGCCACCCGAGTATGCGGCAGGCGTGCCAGTGCGGCGATGGCCGCTGCCGATTCGGGGACCATCCGCGAGGTCGACGGATCGTCCTGAAGAGGTGCGAGCACCCCATCGAAGTCCAAAGCCAACAACAGTGAATCGGCGGTGGCGAGATCACGCAGAGCCACCTCGGCGGGGGCCGAGACGGCGGGCGCGGATACGGTCGGATCGGTCGTCACTGAGATCCTCCTACCGGGAAGTGGAGATCTCGGAGACCCATTCGGCTTCCTCAGGACGATCGGCCCGACCCGATGGGGTCGCGGGGGCATCCGGTGGAGGAGCGGTCCGGCTCTTCTGGACGACGGGGCGGTCGGGGACAACGGCCTCGGGATTGTGCTTGAGGTGGTTGAGTTCGGCGAGGAAATTCTTCGACCACAGGCTCACGGTGTCCGTGGCGACCTTCCTCCGCATCTGCCGCATTCGCCGGGCACGCGTCTTGTCATCCATCTCGATGGCCTCGAGGATGCCCGCCTTGAGGTTGCCGATATCGTGCGGATTGACCATCACCGCGCCCGTGAGCTGTTCGGCCGCCCCCGTGAACTCCGAGAGCACGAGCGCCCCGTCATCCTTCTGCCGGCACGCCACATACTCCTTGGCCACGAGGTTCATCCCGTCGCGCAGAGCCGTGACCAGCATGACGTCGGAGGCGAGGAAGAACGCTGTCATCTCGTCACGCGGATAGGAATGGTGGAGATAGCGGACGGGAATCGACCCGACGTCGGCCTGTTCGCCGTTGATCCGCCCGACCGCGAGCTCGACGTCGTGGCGGATGATCTTGTACTGCTCGAGCCGCTCCCGCGACGGGGTCGCGATCTGGATGAGCACGACGTCCTCGACATTGAGGCGTCCCTCGGCGATGAGCTCGCCGTAGGCCTTGAGCCGGTGCCGGATGCCTTTCGTATAGTCCATCCGATCGACGCCGAGCATGACGACCTTCGGATTGCCGACGTCCTCACGGATCTGCCGGGCCCGCTCGATGATGCCCGGATCCTTCGCGAGCTCCTCCAGATAGGGAGTGTCGATGGAGATCGGGAACGCCTCGGCGCGGACGACGTGCGCGGCCACGGCCTCGCCCGCCGGAACGAGGACCGTCGACCCCTTCGTCGAGAAGTTCAGCCGGCCCCGCACCGCGCGCCGGAAGTTCGCCGCATCCGCGGGACGTTGGAAACCGACGAGATCGGCGCCGAGGAGGCCCCGCAGGATCTCATCGCGCCACGGCAGCTGAGCGAAGAGCTCATACGGCGGGAAAGGGATGTGGTTGAAGAAGCCGATCGCCACGTCGGGACGCATCCGACGGACCATGAGCGGAACCAACTGGAGCTGATAATCATGGATCCACACGGTCGCGGACTCCGCAGCCACCTCGGCGATCTTGTGCGCGAAGCGCTCATTGACCCGCACATACGCATCCCACCAGGTGCGGTGGTACTCGGGCGGGACGATGACATCGTGGTAGAGCGGCCACAGGGTGGCGTTGGAAAACCCTTCGTAGTACCTGAGGACATCCTCACTTGTCAGTGTCACCGGGGTCAGGTGCATTCCGTCGATCGTGAAGGGTTCGAATTCCTCATCGGCGACGCCCGTCCACCCGATCCAGGCACCTTCCTGCGCCTTCATCACCGGAGCCACCGCAGTGACCAAACCTCCAGGTGAGGTACGCCATCCGTGGTTCTCGTCGTCGGGATCGCGGTCGACGGGAAGGCGGTTGGCCACGACGACGAAATCGCTGTCGCCGAAGGGGGTTTCGGTGCTTGGCTCGGCAGAGTTGACGGTGCTCATCTGCGCCTCCTCCTGAGTCGGTCCTTGGAATGAACTGTACTCGCTCGACTAGGCTTGGCCAGGTGATGGATCAGGAACTGGGAGGCTATCGCCTCATCGAGGAGCTCGGCTCGGGCGGCATGGGTGTCGTCTACCTCGGTGTCGACGGCGGAAACAACCCGGTCGCGGTCAAAGTCCTCCATCCGCACATCGCCAATGACGAGACCGCCAGGAAGCGATTGGCCCGCGAAACCCGAACCCTGCGCCGGATCCGCCACCCTCGCATCGCCGAGGTCCTCGACGCCGAACTCGATTCCGCGCAGCCCTTCATCATCACCGAATTCGTCGACGGGCAGACCCTGTCCGATGACGTCCGCGACAACGGCCCCTTCGCCGAGGATGAGCTGGTCCACTTCGGCCACGCCCTCCTCGACGCCCTCAACGCCGTCCACGATGCCGGCGTCATCCACCGCGACCTCAAGCCCGCGAACGTGATGATCATGGACGGCGAGCCGATGGTCATCGACTTCGGCATCGCGCAGGTCGCCGACGAGGTGCGTGTGACCGCGACGGGTCTGGTCATGGGCACGCCCGGCTACCTGTCCCCGGAGATCGCCGACGGCAAGACCTCGAGCGAGAAGACTGACTGGTGGGGATGGGCCGCGACCATGGCGTTCGCCGCCACCGGCCGCAATCCCTATGGCTCCGGGCCCTTGGAAGCGGTGCTCGGACGTGTGGCCATGGGCAAATTCGATCTCGATGGAGCGCCGAAGAACTTCGCCCCGCTCATCGCCGCCTGCCTCGACCCGAAGCCCGAACGTCGCCCATCGGGGCAGATGATCCTCGACGCGCTCGTCGACATCGAGTCCGGACGTCCGCCGCAGCTCGGATCAGGTCCCAGTGGTGGGGCCGGTGCGGGTGGACAGCAGCGGACACCGAGCGGAACCGCGATCATGCCTGCCGTCGACGACGGTGCCGGCGGTCGCGGCGGTGCCGGGGCGGCGGGTGCGGCCATGGGCGGTGCTGCTCTCGGCGGTGCCGCAGGGGCTGCCGCCGGATTCGGTGCTGCCGGGGCTGCCGGTCAGGGCAGTCCGCGCGGAGACTTCGCCGGTACGGGATACCCGGGGGCCGGGCCCTCCGGCGGCGGAACGCCCGGTGGCGGACAGCCGCAGTACCCCGGATCCAGTCGACCGACCAATCACGCCGGTTCCGGCTTCGGCGCGGGACCCAATCAGGGGGTGGGCTACGGCTCCGGGCGGATGCATGGGCAGCCGCCCCAACAGGCGACCGCACCGCCGATCGGCAACCCCAAGGGCGGCATTCAAGCAGGCCCGGGATCCCCGATGGCCGGAACCGAACTCGGCCGTTCGGGCTTCGTCCAGTCCGGCACCCAGCCCGGCCAGGGGCAGAACCTCGTGGGACCGAATGGGACCGGCGGACCGCAGGGGCAGATCGCTCAGCGACAATGGGGCGACCAGACCGGTCACGGCGGTCAGCAGATGCAACCGGGCAGGCAGCCGATGCAGCCCGGCGGCCAGCCGTTGGCGCCGATGGGAAACCGGCGAGTGCATTCCGGAGGGTGGGTCGTCTTCGGGCTCATTGCCCTGGCCGTCGCCGTCATGCCCCTCGGGCCTCTGGTCATCAGCGTCGTCGCCCTGATCTGGTCGGTGCTCGCTCGCACCGGCACACGTCTGGATCGGAAGGTTCAGCGGTACCGGTTCGACCGCGGAACGGACTCCGGCGGATTCTTCCGGGCGCTCGCCTCGGCGCCGGGAGCCGTGCTGGCTTCGACCCTGACCTCGGTGGCTTCGCTCATCCTGCCGGCGATCGCCGCCGCGGCCGCGCTCGTGCTCACCCGACTCGACATCGCCGGGATCGTGCCCAGCGGCGCCTCCGAACAATGGTCGGTGTGGGCGGCCGGTGCTGCCGGTTCGCTGGTGCTGTGGGTCGGACCGGGTGCCTCGAGTCTGCGCTTCGGCTCACGGCTGCTCGTCTCGGGCGCCACCCGCAACCAGCTCGGCCGCCTCATCGCCTTGGCCGTGATCGCGCTGCTCATCATCCTTGCTGTCATGGTCATCCAGTCCGGAGCGGCCATGTCCTGGTGGCCGCTGACGATCAATCCCTTCGACTTTCTGCCCGGACCGGTGTGATCGAACCTGTGTGAGTGGGCCGGTGCAGTTGCCTCCGACGTTTGGATTTCACTGGGGCTGTCTGCAGTCGGGGTCCGGAAGTCGCTGCCGCTGAGTCGAGGTAGTTGAACGTTGTAGTTGAACCTTGAATATTTCTGGGAGTCGGCCAAGGGCCTGTTTCGGTACAGTGGTGCCGTCGGGTCGTGGAAGCCGTCCCGCACCGATCGGGCCACAGGCCGCACCGATGTCAGACGATCCAACGTGAGGAACAATGGCGAAGAACAACTCCGCGGACGACAAGCGGAACCGCGCACGTGAGAATGCCCGCCAGATCGCGGCGAATCAGGCGAAGAAGGAGAAGACCGCGAAGACGATCCTGTACACCGGGATCGCAGTGGTCGTCGTCGCCGTGCTGGCTGTGGTCGGTGTGCTCGTGTTCCAGCAGAGTAAACCTGCCGTCAGCCCTTCGAACTACGTTTCCGACGGAATCACCGTGGGCAAGGACAACACGCTCGTGCAGCCGATGAAGATGCCCGAAGGCGAGGAATCGGATCTGCCGGCTCCGAGCGACGAAGGCGCGAAGAAGGGGGCCGCCACGGTCACCGTCTACCTCGACTTCCAGTGCCCCGGCTGCAAGGCCTTCGAAGACAGCAACGCGAGCATGCTGCGTAAGCTCGCCGATGAGGGTTCGATCGTCGTCAACTACAAGCCGGTGTCGTTCCTCGACCGCATGTCCAGCGGCAACGAGTACTCGACGCGCGCCGCCAACCTCGCCGCCTGCGTCATCGACAACCAGCCCGAGGTCGCCGTCGATCTGTTCGACGCTCTCTACGCTCAGCAGCCGGAGGAAGGCGGCAACGGCCGCACCGATGCAGAGCTGCTCAAGGTGGCCGAAGAAGCCGGCGTCGACACCTCGAAGAAGCTCAAGGCCGACCCCGAGCAGACCGTGAAGTCCTGCGTCACGGACCGGACCTTCGACAAGTTCGTCGAACAGTCCAGCCAGACCGCTCTGGACGACGGCGTCGAAGCCACCCCGTGGGTGCTCATCAACGGCAAGCACACCGACAAGACCAGCGACCCGCAGGCTCTGGCCACCGAGATCCTCAAGGCCACCGGAGAGTTCAAGGGCTGATCGCCCAAGACTCCCTGCCGGTGTCGAGTTAGTGCCGGTGCCGTGACAGTTCCGATGGTCTGAGAGAAGGGCCGGATCCTGCCGAAGTGGGGTCCGGCCCTTCTTCGTACCCGCGGTTTTGTGGCCGGGCCCAGCCATGGACTACTATCGTGTAGGCGCGCATGCTCGGTGCGCACCACGCCTCCTTAGCTCAGTTGGTAGAGCACCGCTCTTGTAAAGCGAAGGTCGTCAGTTCGAGTCTGACAGGGGGCTCCACTCGGGAAAGCCCCGCGAACCGCTAGAACTAGCGGGACGCGGGGCTTCTTTTCTCTGTTCGCCCTCGTTCAGGGCCCAGCTCGCATTTCGAAGAGCAGACGGCGCGAAAAGCGCGTCAGCGCTTGAACGAGCGCGACGATCGAGTGGCCGGCTAGGTCTGGCCGTCGCGTCTGAACACGAGCATGAGGGAACGCATGCTCAGCACGAAGCCGCCGAAGAGCAGCACGAAGCCGAAGAACGAGTACAGGTGGATGTCCTTCGTCAGCAGCGGACCCTCATCGCTGGTGATGAGCATGATCGCTCCCACCACGGCGGCCCCGGCGAGCACGGCGACGATGAGCTGCTGAAACAGACTGGTGAGGAAGCTGCGGTCGGAGGGATTCTCGAGCACGCGCATGTTCATCGAGAACCGTCCCTGTTCGAGGTCCTCGGAGATCTTGTTGATCCGGCGCGGCATGCGGTCGATCATCGGCATCAGCTGCAGTGCCCGACGCTGCAACTCATCGGTGATCTTCGTGCCCTTGAGCTTCGACCTCACGAGCCTGTTGCCCTCCCGCCGGGCCACGGCGACGACATCGAAGTTCGGATCGATCGTCAGCAGCGCACCCTCCACGGAGGCCATCGCCCGGAACGCGGCACTGATCGGTGCCGGCACGGAGAATCGGTGCGCGAGCACGAGATTGAACAGATCATCGAAGAGCTTCTGACCCTGTGCCGCACGAGTGCCGCCGCCGTAGCGCAGCAGGAGTTCGCCGACGGCCCGTTCGACCTCCCGATCGTCGAGCCCGTCGGGACGTCCGAGGAGTTCGATGAGGGCATCGGTGGCGCCGGCGCTGTCGTTCTGGTCGATCGAATAGAGCATGAGCCCCAGCGAGGTCTGCGTGCCCGGATCGAGACGTCCGACCGCACCGAAGTCGAGAAGCCCCAGCTTCCCCTCGGGAGTGATGAAGATATTGCCGGAATGCAGATCGGCGTGGAAGATCCCATCACCGATGATCTGCTCGAGCGTGGCACCCAACAGTGTGGTGGCCAATCGGGACCGTTCAGCATCGCTGAGCCCGGTCAGCAGCGTCCCCGCCCGTGAGACCGGCTGTCCGGGCAGCCGATCCATGACCAGCAGGCGTTCGCCGCTGAGGCCCGGGTAGCCGTGTGGAACGGTGACGTCGAATTTCCCCGACCGTTTGAGAGAGTTCTCGATGCTGGCCATATTGTCCAGCTCGATCCGATAGTCGAGTTCCTCCTCGAGCGTGTTCGCGAATCCTGCGGCCAGTGACTGCACACCCAGATCCCTGCCCCAGGTCGTGGTTTTGTTCAGCCAGCCCGCCAACCGCAGGATGATGTCGAGATCCTGAGTGACCTGGTTGAGAGCCTTCGGTCGCTGCACCTTGACGATGACCTCCGTGCCGTCGAGCAGGGTCGCCTCATGGACCTGTGCCACCGAGGCGGCCGCCAGCGGCGTGGAGCCGATCCGGGCGAAGACCTCGCCGATCGGACGGCCGAGCCGTTCGGTGATGGCCGGTTCGATGACCGACCAGGGTTCGGGCGTGACCTGGGTCTGGAGGGTCTCGAGCTCACGGACGAACACCGGCGGGAGGATATCTCGGCGGGTCGAGAGCATCTGTCCGAGCTTGACGAAGGTCACCCCCGCCTCGGCGAGGGATTCCTTGAGCGCTCGTGCGGTCTTGACGTCGCGACCCGGCGAATCCCCGCCGAAGCCGCGCAGCTGGGAGCCGAGCCCGTGCCGCACGGCGATGGACACGACCTGGGCATAGCGACGAGCGCGGCGACGGCGGGATTTCCACCCGAAGAACAGCGACTGCGGGCTCGGCAGGGACCCGGTGGGAAAGGCCGCCTCGAGCATGACGAGGGCACCGACCCCCAGGGCGAAGATCCAGCCGAGGGCGAGCACCATGAACAGCACCGCCACTCCGGGGGAGACGTCGAGGCCGTTGACGTTCTGCCCGGTGCCGGCTCGGTAGAGATACTGGACGGTCACGGCCACGACGGCGCTCATCACGAGACCGACGGCCAGCGTGCGCGGCCAGCCGGTGGGAACTCCGACGACGCGCCGGACCACAGTGGCGGCGAACCATGACTGGAGGAATAGGAAGACAAGTGCGGCGAGGCTCACCAGCACATATCCGCCGACGTCCAGCGCTTCCATCGATGACTCTCCTGATCCTGTTCGGCCCGTCAGCGTCGAACTGTCGGGGCGAACATCGTCGAATCGGTCATCTCCAGCCTAGACCGTACCCGGCGGGTCAGCCTCTACTTGGCGGGTCGAGGCGCCTGCGGCGGCCGGGCAGCCCCACCTGGCGGCCCCAGATGAGGATCCACACCGCACCGAGGATGGCGAGCAGTCCCGGGAAGAGCACACCGAACCGCAGACTGGTCACGGTGATGATGAGGGACAGCAGCGTCGGCCCGCCGAGTTTGCCGCCGTTGTTGAAGATCGCCCAGATGCCGAGGAACCGGGGCCGACCGATCGTGGGGGAGAGGTCCGCGCCGATCGTCATATTCACACCTGCGCCGAGGCCGTTGCCGAAGGCCATGACAGCGGCGGCGATGACCATTCCGGTGAGATCCGGCTTCGCGACCATGATGACGAAGCCGGTGCCGAAGATCGTCAGACAGGCGACGAGGGTCGCGACCCGACCGAGGTGATCCTTGATGTACGCGCCGAGGAACATGACGATGAGTTCGAACCCGGCACCAAAGGCGATGATGAGCGAGATCGAGGACTTGTGCAGGCCGATTTCGACGCCCCACAGCTGGACGACGACCGGCTGGGCGGCGCGGGCCGCCGCAAGAGCGATGATCGTGACGCCGGTGAGGATGACCGATTTCCACCGCACATCCAACGGCGGCCGGCGATCCTTCTTCTTCCCCCGCCGAGGATGGGCTGCGTCTGCCTGTGCCGGATCGGCCGCCTCGGCGAAGGAAAGATCGTCGGCGGGGGAGGGGGCGTCCGTACGCGAGGTCGGGGCCGCCTCGGCGCGGTGGGTACGGTCGTCGAAGCCGGGGATCTGCGCGATCGGCAGGGCCATGATCGCGATGGCCGCGACGGCGGTGAGGCCGGAGAAGACGAACACGGACCAGATCGGGAAGAGAAGCATGAGGCCCGCGCCGATCATCGGCCCGACGAGATTGCCGACCCGCTGTGTGCCGCCGAGCGCGGTCATCGCCTTGGCGAGGTCTGCCGGCGGCATCACCTCGGCGACGACGGCCTGCCGGGCCAGGCTCCACACATCGGAGACCGGGCCGAAGACCATGAGCGCGAGCGTATAGACGAGCAGCGAATACGGCGAATCCCAGATGAAGGCTGAGACGATGGAGCCGAGGACGACGATCGCAGCGATCGTGGCCACGAACATCGCACGAAAATCGCCGAGGCGGTCGATGAGGATCCCCGCCGGCACCGTGGCCATCAGTGACACGGCTCCCATGATGCCGACGATGGCGGCGGCGAATGCCTGCGTCGAACCCAGCGACAGCGCCCCGAGGACGAGGATCGGCATGATCGCACCCAGGCCGACGGCGAAGAGCGCGAACGGCACGAGCACC
Above is a window of Brevibacterium siliguriense DNA encoding:
- the otsB gene encoding trehalose-phosphatase, which codes for MTTDPTVSAPAVSAPAEVALRDLATADSLLLALDFDGVLAPLQDDPSTSRMVPESAAAIAALARLPHTRVALVSGRDIATLRQLSQAPDGAWLIGSHGAEAELEGGAHGASAPVVRSPELTPAEAEMLTAIDAHLDAFEHTLPGGHGTSDFLIEAKPYSRTVHTRGIAAEAAAALHGHATEVVEEFPDIRVIEGHDITELAVKQATKGDGIRLLARAGEPTAMGYLGDDVTDEDAFAALDELTDSRALDSGLTLKVGSAQTCASWRIADPTAVAALLDRLAAERTEFLRSVDS
- a CDS encoding alpha,alpha-trehalose-phosphate synthase (UDP-forming), producing MSTVNSAEPSTETPFGDSDFVVVANRLPVDRDPDDENHGWRTSPGGLVTAVAPVMKAQEGAWIGWTGVADEEFEPFTIDGMHLTPVTLTSEDVLRYYEGFSNATLWPLYHDVIVPPEYHRTWWDAYVRVNERFAHKIAEVAAESATVWIHDYQLQLVPLMVRRMRPDVAIGFFNHIPFPPYELFAQLPWRDEILRGLLGADLVGFQRPADAANFRRAVRGRLNFSTKGSTVLVPAGEAVAAHVVRAEAFPISIDTPYLEELAKDPGIIERARQIREDVGNPKVVMLGVDRMDYTKGIRHRLKAYGELIAEGRLNVEDVVLIQIATPSRERLEQYKIIRHDVELAVGRINGEQADVGSIPVRYLHHSYPRDEMTAFFLASDVMLVTALRDGMNLVAKEYVACRQKDDGALVLSEFTGAAEQLTGAVMVNPHDIGNLKAGILEAIEMDDKTRARRMRQMRRKVATDTVSLWSKNFLAELNHLKHNPEAVVPDRPVVQKSRTAPPPDAPATPSGRADRPEEAEWVSEISTSR
- a CDS encoding serine/threonine-protein kinase, giving the protein MDQELGGYRLIEELGSGGMGVVYLGVDGGNNPVAVKVLHPHIANDETARKRLARETRTLRRIRHPRIAEVLDAELDSAQPFIITEFVDGQTLSDDVRDNGPFAEDELVHFGHALLDALNAVHDAGVIHRDLKPANVMIMDGEPMVIDFGIAQVADEVRVTATGLVMGTPGYLSPEIADGKTSSEKTDWWGWAATMAFAATGRNPYGSGPLEAVLGRVAMGKFDLDGAPKNFAPLIAACLDPKPERRPSGQMILDALVDIESGRPPQLGSGPSGGAGAGGQQRTPSGTAIMPAVDDGAGGRGGAGAAGAAMGGAALGGAAGAAAGFGAAGAAGQGSPRGDFAGTGYPGAGPSGGGTPGGGQPQYPGSSRPTNHAGSGFGAGPNQGVGYGSGRMHGQPPQQATAPPIGNPKGGIQAGPGSPMAGTELGRSGFVQSGTQPGQGQNLVGPNGTGGPQGQIAQRQWGDQTGHGGQQMQPGRQPMQPGGQPLAPMGNRRVHSGGWVVFGLIALAVAVMPLGPLVISVVALIWSVLARTGTRLDRKVQRYRFDRGTDSGGFFRALASAPGAVLASTLTSVASLILPAIAAAAALVLTRLDIAGIVPSGASEQWSVWAAGAAGSLVLWVGPGASSLRFGSRLLVSGATRNQLGRLIALAVIALLIILAVMVIQSGAAMSWWPLTINPFDFLPGPV
- a CDS encoding DsbA family protein translates to MAKNNSADDKRNRARENARQIAANQAKKEKTAKTILYTGIAVVVVAVLAVVGVLVFQQSKPAVSPSNYVSDGITVGKDNTLVQPMKMPEGEESDLPAPSDEGAKKGAATVTVYLDFQCPGCKAFEDSNASMLRKLADEGSIVVNYKPVSFLDRMSSGNEYSTRAANLAACVIDNQPEVAVDLFDALYAQQPEEGGNGRTDAELLKVAEEAGVDTSKKLKADPEQTVKSCVTDRTFDKFVEQSSQTALDDGVEATPWVLINGKHTDKTSDPQALATEILKATGEFKG
- a CDS encoding ABC1 kinase family protein — its product is MEALDVGGYVLVSLAALVFLFLQSWFAATVVRRVVGVPTGWPRTLAVGLVMSAVVAVTVQYLYRAGTGQNVNGLDVSPGVAVLFMVLALGWIFALGVGALVMLEAAFPTGSLPSPQSLFFGWKSRRRRARRYAQVVSIAVRHGLGSQLRGFGGDSPGRDVKTARALKESLAEAGVTFVKLGQMLSTRRDILPPVFVRELETLQTQVTPEPWSVIEPAITERLGRPIGEVFARIGSTPLAAASVAQVHEATLLDGTEVIVKVQRPKALNQVTQDLDIILRLAGWLNKTTTWGRDLGVQSLAAGFANTLEEELDYRIELDNMASIENSLKRSGKFDVTVPHGYPGLSGERLLVMDRLPGQPVSRAGTLLTGLSDAERSRLATTLLGATLEQIIGDGIFHADLHSGNIFITPEGKLGLLDFGAVGRLDPGTQTSLGLMLYSIDQNDSAGATDALIELLGRPDGLDDREVERAVGELLLRYGGGTRAAQGQKLFDDLFNLVLAHRFSVPAPISAAFRAMASVEGALLTIDPNFDVVAVARREGNRLVRSKLKGTKITDELQRRALQLMPMIDRMPRRINKISEDLEQGRFSMNMRVLENPSDRSFLTSLFQQLIVAVLAGAAVVGAIMLITSDEGPLLTKDIHLYSFFGFVLLFGGFVLSMRSLMLVFRRDGQT
- a CDS encoding MFS transporter, translated to MLKPILWPVLVPFALFAVGLGAIMPILVLGALSLGSTQAFAAAIVGIMGAVSLMATVPAGILIDRLGDFRAMFVATIAAIVVLGSIVSAFIWDSPYSLLVYTLALMVFGPVSDVWSLARQAVVAEVMPPADLAKAMTALGGTQRVGNLVGPMIGAGLMLLFPIWSVFVFSGLTAVAAIAIMALPIAQIPGFDDRTHRAEAAPTSRTDAPSPADDLSFAEAADPAQADAAHPRRGKKKDRRPPLDVRWKSVILTGVTIIALAAARAAQPVVVQLWGVEIGLHKSSISLIIAFGAGFELIVMFLGAYIKDHLGRVATLVACLTIFGTGFVIMVAKPDLTGMVIAAAVMAFGNGLGAGVNMTIGADLSPTIGRPRFLGIWAIFNNGGKLGGPTLLSLIITVTSLRFGVLFPGLLAILGAVWILIWGRQVGLPGRRRRLDPPSRG